The proteins below are encoded in one region of Acidobacteriota bacterium:
- a CDS encoding VWA domain-containing protein gives MIWRRPLAVVLLVAAMPIVAHAQKPTFASRVEAVRVDVLVRERGKPVRGLGPGDFEVFDNGIRQEVDLVSFEQLPLNVVLTLDMSESVIGERLQHLRAAGRALLVGLRKGDQAALVGFGQSVTLGADLTTDIGRVRAALDHEQSLGNTSLVDASYAGMMIGESDVGRALVIVFSDGLDTSSWLEPDAVLGIAKRCDAVVYAVSVGRSQRAGFLSELSEQTGGRLFEIESTKNLSAVFLEMLDEFRQRYVVGYSPAGVPIDGWHKLTVRVKGRDAAVKARPGYLAGK, from the coding sequence TTCGCGAGCCGGGTGGAAGCCGTGCGCGTCGACGTCCTCGTCAGGGAGCGGGGGAAGCCAGTCCGTGGCCTTGGCCCGGGCGATTTCGAAGTGTTCGACAACGGCATCCGGCAGGAGGTGGACCTCGTCAGCTTCGAGCAACTGCCGCTCAATGTGGTTCTCACGCTCGACATGAGCGAAAGCGTGATCGGCGAGCGCCTCCAGCACCTTCGGGCCGCCGGCCGGGCGCTCCTGGTCGGGTTGAGGAAGGGCGACCAGGCCGCGCTCGTCGGCTTCGGCCAGTCAGTCACCCTGGGCGCGGACCTGACCACGGACATCGGGCGCGTGCGCGCCGCGCTCGACCACGAGCAGTCGCTCGGCAACACGTCGCTCGTCGACGCGAGCTACGCCGGGATGATGATCGGGGAGTCGGACGTCGGCCGGGCTCTGGTGATCGTGTTCAGCGACGGCCTCGACACTTCCAGCTGGCTCGAGCCCGACGCCGTGCTCGGCATCGCGAAGCGGTGCGACGCGGTCGTCTACGCTGTCTCGGTGGGCCGATCGCAAAGGGCGGGGTTCCTGAGCGAGCTCAGCGAGCAGACGGGCGGACGATTGTTCGAAATCGAATCGACGAAAAACCTGAGTGCGGTTTTTCTCGAAATGCTTGACGAGTTTCGCCAGCGCTACGTGGTGGGCTACTCGCCGGCCGGCGTCCCCATTGACGGGTGGCACAAGCTCACCGTGCGCGTGAAGGGCCGGGATGCCGCGGTGAAGGCGCGGCCGGGGTACCTTGCGGGCAAGTGA